The DNA region aacatttgttttttaatatttttaacagttCTATcgaattacaatataattttcaaaagagaaagaagtaaaaattcaatatataagcttaattaaatttattaaaatgattgcatttaagaattttattaaaaaatgaaactaaAAATCCCAATAAGCATAAAagcttcaaaaattaattatatttatttatgttttatttaacagGCAAGCATTtgagaatatttatgatatgctTCGACCTGGTGGAAATATACTTGTAAATTTAGTAGCATTTCATGATATACACGATATTATGAATAATCTGCTTCGAGATATTCGTTTTGCaccatatatacatgtgaactttattattttcacgttttattaaatcattgcaattttatagctataaacatttaataattattcttatgtttatacaggatatcaaaaattatactgCGCCATATAATAACTCAAGCTATCCTCATAAAGAACTGAAAAATATACTGAAAAATATCGGATTTAAGGTTTGCCATTGCAGTCTTCGAGAAACGGCATATTCCTCTAAAGATTCAggcaattttatatgtaagttattttttaaaaattaattttttatgttttatgttttatgtgattattatcacattatatgttagctgtttttttttctttgcttaaatcttaattcatttctaataatttaatttaattttaatttattattttgatagctTCGATATTGTCCGTCTGTTCATTTTTGAACAAGATGCCACATCATCTAATAGAAGAATACAAAAACAAACTTACAtgtgaatttttgaaaaaaagattctttataAAACAACACAGAATAATCAGGAGCAAACACTTGTGTtagatatatacacacatttagTAGTTCATGCACGAAAAGTTGTATAACaacattgcatatatttatacagggtgtttcatcaaaaatagccatccttttttatctttaaaactaAAAGAAACCGATCGTAACAAAcacatatcaaattaaatgattcaaaCTGAACTCTACTGTGAATTAAACATAGTGATTGTTTTCAAAAGCTATCTGTATTAACGGAACGGTGAACGGAAAGGtatgcgtaattttttttataataatgcggatattttgatattttgatatgataaaaattgtagcgctgtttgaaatgaatataaatgtatgatataatgaaatattttacgtattatcgATTACGTATTTAGGAGTTTTATCGACTTGAAATATCGCGGGCAGcgtatgtttttctttttgctccTTGTCACAAGTTGTTATAATGTAGATTATAAACAACTTCTAATCCacgtattaaatatactatgaCATTAACGTAAGTCACGTTATCATGTTATGTCAATTGACATATATCACGTTGTCATTTAATCATAACATTCTACGTTAAATTTGCCATATCAtgcaaaatcaaaaaataaacatcatGAAAAAATAGACATCACCCgatatttgtgatatttttaaattgatataactcatacaatatatatgtaaaatatttacatatatctcgatatatttacatatatcatacatcGTCGTATTTCAAATAGCGCtataacttttttcatattgaaatattcacatttattataaaaaaattatgcatacttTTTCGTTCATTAATGCAAG from Cataglyphis hispanica isolate Lineage 1 chromosome 22, ULB_Chis1_1.0, whole genome shotgun sequence includes:
- the LOC126857629 gene encoding juvenile hormone acid O-methyltransferase-like; this encodes MNPKEYASSNMLQRSNVSNLIDEFEEELIQISGKCMDVGCGPGDITKDILLPALNPNAVILGTDISEDMIEFAKKTHGSNKRLKFEVLDIQTKNLPKKYISGFDYIFSFYTLHWCYDIRQAFENIYDMLRPGGNILVNLVAFHDIHDIMNNLLRDIRFAPYIHDIKNYTAPYNNSSYPHKELKNILKNIGFKVCHCSLRETAYSSKDSGNFISSILSVCSFLNKMPHHLIEEYKNKLTCEFLKKRFFIKQHRIIRSKHLC